The Papaver somniferum cultivar HN1 unplaced genomic scaffold, ASM357369v1 unplaced-scaffold_107, whole genome shotgun sequence genome includes a region encoding these proteins:
- the LOC113327663 gene encoding CTD small phosphatase-like protein 2 isoform X1, translating into MSTDVRNEDGPQVASCVSDAPMSHFSTNDLTEYQQSNFDMTSTSNYGEMDSDTTFDLPETCGWPYNEVQNMRQETSEDCDGMSDEAILNSNDSWLYFAIQQLSPFDQTVTDGNYLGNGGEEEEFFNPYSFPTSSSDLLDSIPDFQLQKEPQKRLPITLVLDLDETLVHSTLDTCEGADFSFPVHFSTQEQTVYVRQRPYLRMFLEAVAGMFEIIIFTAGQSIYAEKLLDILDPDHTLIGQRIYRDSCVFSEGGYVKDLTILGRDLARIAIVDNSPQVFQLQVENGIPIESWFGDPSDDALLSLFFFLQTLVGVDDVRPIIKRKYGSQE; encoded by the exons ATGTCGACGGATGTGAGAAATGAGGACGGACCTCAGGTTGCCTCATGTGTTTCGGATGCTCCGATGAGTCACTTCTCTACCAATGATTTAACAGAATATCAACAAAGCAATTTTGACATGACTAGTACTTCGAATTATGGGGAAATGGATTCAGATACAACTTTTGATCTACCGGAAACTTGTGGTTGGCCTTACAATGAGGTGCAGAATATGAGACAAGAAACTTCCGAGGATTGTGATGGGATGAGTGATGAAGCTATATTGAATTCAAATGATTCATGGTTATATTTTGCAATTCAACAGCTTTCTCCGTTTGATCAAACTGTAACAGATGGTAACTACTTGGGGAACGGAGGCGAAGAAGAAGAGTTTTTCAATCCGTATTCATTTCCTACAAGTTCGTCAGATCTTTTGGATAGTATTCCAGATTTCCAACTACAAAAAGAGCCGCAAAAGAGACTGCCAATCACTCTTGTTCTGGATTTGGACG AAACGCTAGTTCACTCGACACTAGATACATGTGAAGGTGCAGATTTCAGCTTCCCAGTTCATTTCAGCACGCAAGAGCAGACAGTGTATGTTCGTCAGAGACCTTACCTGCGTATGTTCTTGGAGGCAGTTGCGGGTATGTTTGAGATCATCATATTTACAGCTGGGCAAAGCATATATGCAGAAAAATTGCTCGATATACTAGATCCTGATCACACACTTATTGGTCAACGCATCTATCGTGATTCCTGTGTCTTCTCAGAAGGAGGGTACGTGAAAGATCTGACAATTCTCGGCCGTGATCTTGCCAGGATTGCAATTGTGGATAATTCCCCTCAG GTCTTTCAATTACAAGTTGAAAATGGGATACCAATAGAAAGCTGGTTTGGTGATCCTTCAGATGATGCTCTGCTTTCGCTGTTTTTCTTCTTGCAAACACTTGTCGGAGTTGATGACGTCCGTCCaataatcaaaaggaagtacGGTAGTCAGGAATAA
- the LOC113327663 gene encoding CTD small phosphatase-like protein 2 isoform X2, with protein MSTDVRNEDGPQVASCVSDAPMSHFSTNDLTEYQQSNFDMTSTSNYGEMDSDTTFDLPETCGWPYNEVQNMRQETSEDCDGMSDEAILNSNDSWLYFAIQQLSPFDQTVTDGNYLGNGGEEEEFFNPYSFPTSSSDLLDSIPDFQLQKEPQKRLPITLVLDLDETLVHSTLDTCEGADFSFPVHFSTQEQTVYVRQRPYLRMFLEAVAEGGYVKDLTILGRDLARIAIVDNSPQVFQLQVENGIPIESWFGDPSDDALLSLFFFLQTLVGVDDVRPIIKRKYGSQE; from the exons ATGTCGACGGATGTGAGAAATGAGGACGGACCTCAGGTTGCCTCATGTGTTTCGGATGCTCCGATGAGTCACTTCTCTACCAATGATTTAACAGAATATCAACAAAGCAATTTTGACATGACTAGTACTTCGAATTATGGGGAAATGGATTCAGATACAACTTTTGATCTACCGGAAACTTGTGGTTGGCCTTACAATGAGGTGCAGAATATGAGACAAGAAACTTCCGAGGATTGTGATGGGATGAGTGATGAAGCTATATTGAATTCAAATGATTCATGGTTATATTTTGCAATTCAACAGCTTTCTCCGTTTGATCAAACTGTAACAGATGGTAACTACTTGGGGAACGGAGGCGAAGAAGAAGAGTTTTTCAATCCGTATTCATTTCCTACAAGTTCGTCAGATCTTTTGGATAGTATTCCAGATTTCCAACTACAAAAAGAGCCGCAAAAGAGACTGCCAATCACTCTTGTTCTGGATTTGGACG AAACGCTAGTTCACTCGACACTAGATACATGTGAAGGTGCAGATTTCAGCTTCCCAGTTCATTTCAGCACGCAAGAGCAGACAGTGTATGTTCGTCAGAGACCTTACCTGCGTATGTTCTTGGAGGCAGTTGCGG AAGGAGGGTACGTGAAAGATCTGACAATTCTCGGCCGTGATCTTGCCAGGATTGCAATTGTGGATAATTCCCCTCAG GTCTTTCAATTACAAGTTGAAAATGGGATACCAATAGAAAGCTGGTTTGGTGATCCTTCAGATGATGCTCTGCTTTCGCTGTTTTTCTTCTTGCAAACACTTGTCGGAGTTGATGACGTCCGTCCaataatcaaaaggaagtacGGTAGTCAGGAATAA